The following are encoded together in the Tepidiforma bonchosmolovskayae genome:
- a CDS encoding enoyl-CoA hydratase/isomerase family protein — protein MPPIARLPVPPPGAPPGWLADVLDALPEDARCLFVDADALADAPPPPRADLIRLVLGRVPVIAWFERTLAGPALDIALAADIRICGAAAAMSGPSGWPGRVRLLASAAADRLARGETVAAPDLYAAGLVSALLPPGGAAAEADRLAAVIASRGPIALELAKEAVWRGLPQPIEQALRFETDLTMLLQTTKDRAEGVRAFLEKRPPAFTGE, from the coding sequence GTGCCCCCCATCGCCCGGCTCCCCGTCCCCCCGCCCGGCGCCCCGCCCGGCTGGCTTGCCGATGTCCTCGACGCCCTCCCCGAGGACGCCCGCTGCCTCTTCGTCGACGCCGACGCCCTCGCCGACGCGCCTCCGCCCCCGCGCGCCGACCTCATCAGGCTTGTCCTCGGACGCGTCCCCGTCATCGCCTGGTTCGAACGGACCCTCGCCGGTCCCGCCCTCGATATCGCACTGGCCGCTGATATCCGCATCTGCGGCGCCGCCGCCGCGATGTCCGGCCCCTCCGGCTGGCCGGGACGCGTCCGCCTCCTTGCGTCGGCCGCCGCCGATCGGCTCGCCCGCGGCGAAACCGTCGCCGCTCCCGACCTCTACGCCGCCGGCCTCGTCTCCGCGCTCCTCCCGCCCGGCGGCGCCGCAGCCGAAGCCGACCGGCTCGCCGCGGTCATCGCCTCCCGCGGGCCCATCGCCCTCGAACTCGCAAAGGAAGCCGTCTGGCGCGGCCTCCCCCAGCCCATCGAACAGGCCTTGCGGTTCGAGACCGATTTGACCATGCTCCTCCAAACCACCAAAGATCGGGCAGAAGGCGTCCGCGCCTTCCTCGAAAAACGCCCGCCAGCCTTCACAGGTGAATGA
- a CDS encoding enoyl-CoA hydratase/isomerase family protein, giving the protein MTDPVRFEIDPQGVATITLDRPERLNAINLRMRDLLWEYLAAADAIPEVRAILFRGEGRCFSAGADISEFGTAPSIMAARRARHDRDIWWQLITHRCVTLARMHGYCYGAGLELPLFCDLRIAGTDARLALPEVSLAYIPSAGGTQMLPRIAPPGVAAHLILTGEPIDAETALRWGIVDRVVPPDGLDAAVEAALAAALADPAAARARRLRLLGVADTSEAGPPLP; this is encoded by the coding sequence GTGACCGACCCGGTCCGCTTCGAAATCGACCCCCAAGGCGTCGCTACCATCACCCTCGACCGCCCCGAACGGCTCAACGCCATCAACCTCCGCATGCGCGACCTCCTCTGGGAGTACCTCGCCGCCGCCGACGCCATCCCCGAGGTCCGCGCCATCCTCTTCCGCGGCGAAGGCCGCTGCTTCAGCGCCGGCGCCGATATCTCCGAGTTCGGCACCGCGCCCTCCATCATGGCCGCACGCCGCGCCCGCCACGACCGCGATATCTGGTGGCAGCTCATCACCCACCGCTGCGTCACCCTTGCCCGCATGCACGGCTACTGCTACGGCGCCGGGCTCGAACTGCCGCTCTTCTGCGACCTCCGCATCGCCGGCACCGATGCCCGCCTCGCCCTCCCCGAGGTATCCCTCGCCTACATCCCCTCCGCCGGCGGCACCCAGATGCTCCCACGCATCGCCCCGCCCGGCGTGGCCGCCCACCTCATCCTCACCGGCGAGCCGATCGACGCCGAAACCGCCCTCCGCTGGGGCATCGTTGACCGCGTCGTGCCGCCCGACGGCCTCGATGCCGCCGTTGAAGCCGCCCTCGCCGCGGCCCTCGCCGACCCGGCCGCTGCCCGCGCCCGCCGCCTCCGCCTCCTCGGCGTCGCCGACACCTCGGAAGCCGGCCCGCCGCTACCCTAG
- a CDS encoding nitroreductase family protein: MDAYRAIITKRDTRHFLPDPIPPDVLTRILQAGRMAGSSKNSQPVRMVVVQDPERRAALAACGDYAEHLKAAPLAIAVVLLPGGGPFDAGRAAQNLMVAAWASGITSCPIAMHRQECAREVLGIPPDHTIATVLAMGYPDLKHPLSQGRQRLPLDELVSWERWGAHRPEGG; this comes from the coding sequence ATGGACGCCTACCGCGCCATCATCACCAAACGCGACACCCGCCACTTCCTCCCGGACCCCATCCCGCCGGACGTGCTGACGCGCATCCTCCAGGCCGGGCGCATGGCCGGCAGCTCGAAGAACAGCCAGCCCGTCCGCATGGTCGTCGTGCAGGACCCCGAACGCCGCGCCGCCCTCGCCGCCTGCGGCGACTACGCCGAACACCTCAAGGCCGCGCCCCTCGCCATCGCCGTCGTCCTGCTCCCCGGCGGCGGCCCGTTCGATGCCGGCCGTGCCGCCCAGAACCTCATGGTCGCCGCCTGGGCCTCCGGCATTACCAGCTGCCCCATCGCCATGCACCGCCAGGAGTGCGCCCGCGAGGTCCTCGGCATCCCCCCCGACCACACCATCGCCACCGTCCTCGCCATGGGCTACCCCGACCTCAAGCACCCGCTCAGCCAGGGGCGCCAGCGGCTCCCCCTCGATGAACTCGTCTCCTGGGAGCGCTGGGGCGCTCACCGCCCCGAGGGCGGCTAA
- a CDS encoding MBL fold metallo-hydrolase: MRIQFLGSGAGTDTPHRAGSSILLTGGGETVLLDCGPRAYDRLVMAGISPASISRIFLSHLHPDHVLGLATFVQAMTFPYGRLPLEIQGPPGTAAYARQAVGAAALVTGMPGRGWGEPLEVPVVEVAPGDTREAGPFVVRTEQVPHAPNLVCEARRFEAEGKAVVYSGDTTEAAEVMVPLAEGAAALIHECYSLAGLARWTAAFDERRAAAVRRAFEQTHAEVAYVARVAKEAGAKLLVLTHLNPGERADELLDTAAAYYGGPVVIASDGLSLSV, encoded by the coding sequence GTGCGCATCCAGTTCCTCGGCAGCGGGGCAGGGACCGATACGCCGCACCGGGCGGGGTCGTCGATTCTGCTGACGGGCGGGGGCGAAACGGTGCTGCTCGACTGCGGGCCGCGGGCCTACGACCGGCTGGTGATGGCAGGGATTTCGCCGGCGAGCATCAGCCGGATCTTCCTGAGCCACCTGCACCCGGACCACGTGCTCGGGCTGGCGACGTTCGTGCAGGCGATGACGTTTCCGTACGGGCGGCTGCCGCTGGAAATCCAGGGTCCGCCGGGGACTGCGGCGTACGCGCGGCAGGCGGTCGGGGCGGCGGCGCTGGTGACGGGCATGCCGGGCCGGGGATGGGGCGAACCGCTCGAGGTGCCGGTCGTGGAAGTTGCGCCGGGCGATACCCGGGAGGCGGGGCCGTTCGTGGTGCGGACCGAGCAGGTGCCGCACGCGCCGAACCTGGTGTGCGAGGCGCGGCGGTTCGAGGCAGAGGGAAAGGCGGTGGTCTACAGCGGCGACACGACGGAGGCAGCGGAGGTGATGGTGCCCCTGGCGGAGGGCGCGGCAGCGCTCATCCACGAGTGTTACTCCCTGGCGGGACTGGCGCGGTGGACGGCGGCGTTCGACGAACGCCGGGCGGCAGCGGTCCGGCGGGCGTTCGAGCAGACGCACGCGGAAGTCGCGTATGTGGCGCGGGTCGCGAAGGAGGCGGGAGCGAAGCTGCTGGTGCTGACGCACCTGAATCCCGGCGAGCGGGCCGACGAGCTGCTGGATACGGCGGCGGCGTACTACGGCGGACCGGTGGTGATTGCGAGCGACGGGCTGAGCCTCTCGGTTTAG
- a CDS encoding DUF2269 family protein, with protein MSTQDWYLFGHLLGVFFLLAATGLTTGAAIAAGRATAANTVVTLLDLQLRSERIVTSIGVILAVVFGSLLVDEAGYSFGDAWISTAYTLIIIALALDHGVYLRRVKAAREVAVSLGNGPVTVELRDKLNDGIARLVGIVLVLIWLVFLWLMIAKPGA; from the coding sequence GTGTCCACCCAGGACTGGTATCTCTTCGGTCATCTGCTCGGCGTCTTCTTCCTCCTTGCCGCCACCGGGCTCACCACCGGCGCGGCCATTGCCGCCGGGCGCGCCACCGCCGCCAACACCGTCGTCACCCTGCTCGACCTCCAGCTCCGCTCCGAGCGGATCGTCACCTCCATCGGCGTCATCCTCGCCGTCGTCTTTGGCTCGCTCCTCGTCGACGAAGCCGGCTACTCCTTCGGCGATGCCTGGATCTCAACCGCCTACACCCTCATCATCATCGCCCTCGCCCTCGACCACGGCGTCTACCTGCGCAGGGTCAAAGCCGCCCGCGAGGTGGCCGTCTCCCTCGGCAACGGCCCCGTCACCGTCGAACTCCGCGACAAACTGAACGACGGCATCGCCCGCCTGGTCGGCATCGTCCTCGTCCTCATCTGGCTCGTCTTCCTCTGGCTCATGATCGCGAAGCCCGGCGCCTGA
- a CDS encoding glycosyltransferase family 2 protein → MTPRRVSVVVPVKDDPRVAACLASIREAAPAGLDVQVIVVDNGSSEEFRRWLAEEASGYDVLLQEPEPGVYRARNIGAAAADGDVIFFTDADCTVHAGWFEAGLDLLDSGFDLVQGYSGAARGDRVQRLLQARYEKRFRRLRRGDPTEVDTRNLAVRRAVFERLAFNERFRRVSDTEFGLQAELFGFRVGYAPRMRVDHDHDADLRVFAAKQVCHGWGAQRLMCEERAVRWHGGHLQLVHRTTTFIEQLPGRQAAARALAGTAVFAAGLLQRAPRLPWSAGYGALTVIDKAALLAGHLMYAEGQPEPSPSGLLGRRLPRD, encoded by the coding sequence GTGACGCCGCGACGGGTCTCCGTGGTCGTACCGGTGAAGGACGACCCGCGCGTCGCCGCCTGCCTGGCGTCAATCCGGGAGGCCGCGCCGGCGGGGCTCGACGTGCAGGTTATCGTGGTCGACAACGGTTCGAGCGAGGAGTTCCGGCGCTGGCTGGCAGAGGAGGCCTCCGGCTACGACGTCCTGCTCCAGGAGCCGGAGCCGGGAGTATACCGGGCGCGGAATATCGGCGCGGCCGCGGCAGACGGAGACGTCATCTTTTTCACGGACGCCGACTGCACGGTGCACGCGGGCTGGTTCGAGGCGGGGCTCGACCTGCTGGACAGCGGCTTCGACCTCGTCCAGGGGTACTCAGGGGCTGCGCGCGGCGACAGGGTCCAGCGGCTGCTGCAGGCAAGGTACGAGAAACGGTTCCGGCGGCTCCGGCGCGGCGACCCCACGGAGGTGGACACGCGCAACCTCGCGGTGCGGAGGGCCGTCTTCGAACGGCTGGCGTTCAACGAGCGGTTCCGCCGGGTCAGCGACACGGAGTTCGGGCTCCAGGCGGAGCTTTTCGGCTTCCGGGTGGGGTACGCGCCCAGGATGCGGGTCGACCACGACCACGATGCCGACCTGCGGGTGTTCGCAGCAAAGCAGGTCTGTCACGGGTGGGGCGCCCAGCGGCTGATGTGCGAGGAGCGTGCAGTCCGCTGGCACGGGGGCCATCTGCAGCTCGTGCACCGGACCACGACGTTCATCGAGCAGCTGCCCGGGAGACAGGCCGCGGCCCGGGCCCTGGCCGGGACTGCAGTTTTCGCCGCGGGATTGCTTCAGCGGGCCCCGCGGCTGCCGTGGTCGGCGGGGTACGGGGCGCTGACGGTCATCGACAAGGCGGCGCTGCTTGCGGGGCACCTGATGTACGCGGAGGGGCAGCCAGAGCCGTCGCCGTCGGGGCTGCTGGGGCGGCGGCTGCCGCGGGATTGA
- a CDS encoding Gfo/Idh/MocA family protein, which produces MEVAGLRPLRIGLAGAGRAFERLYGPALARVPGMEVAALADPRPVALPGVRRWPSVEAMLAAAPLDGLLVLSPPSAHATQVEAGLAAGLAVLTEKPAALAAGEVDRWPEGGQFAAAYTRRGWEGYRRAKGATAPTWSFVLETDPAGWGAVDQPRLVHDLLPHAIDLAEWLTGSEIRDVRDVRGDKDRLEGVFELADGRTFGWRVAYGQRYREELRGDGRVLVRRPPRLPVPGRFRRREDIDGAARVLRAWAAQLRGTAESDDLLAGRAAVQRHAAILEAVERPAGGMRV; this is translated from the coding sequence ATGGAAGTCGCCGGGCTGCGTCCCCTCCGAATCGGGCTTGCGGGGGCCGGGCGGGCGTTCGAACGGCTGTACGGCCCGGCGCTCGCGCGGGTCCCGGGGATGGAGGTTGCGGCCCTGGCCGACCCGCGGCCTGTCGCTCTGCCGGGGGTGCGCCGCTGGCCATCGGTGGAGGCGATGCTGGCCGCTGCGCCGCTTGACGGACTGCTGGTGCTGAGCCCCCCTTCAGCCCATGCGACACAGGTCGAGGCAGGGCTCGCGGCCGGGCTCGCCGTGCTGACCGAAAAGCCGGCGGCGCTTGCGGCAGGGGAGGTTGACCGGTGGCCGGAGGGCGGACAGTTCGCCGCGGCATACACGCGGCGGGGCTGGGAGGGCTACCGCCGCGCGAAAGGTGCCACGGCGCCGACGTGGTCGTTCGTGCTCGAGACGGACCCCGCAGGCTGGGGTGCGGTCGACCAGCCGCGGCTCGTGCATGACCTGCTGCCGCACGCCATCGACCTCGCAGAATGGCTGACCGGGTCCGAGATTCGTGACGTACGGGACGTTCGCGGCGACAAGGACCGGCTGGAGGGGGTGTTCGAGCTGGCCGACGGACGGACCTTCGGCTGGCGGGTGGCCTATGGGCAGCGGTACCGGGAGGAGCTGCGGGGTGACGGGCGCGTGCTCGTGCGGCGGCCTCCACGGCTGCCGGTCCCGGGGCGATTCCGTCGGCGGGAAGACATCGACGGTGCGGCCCGCGTGTTGCGGGCGTGGGCAGCGCAGCTTCGCGGGACGGCCGAAAGCGATGACCTCCTCGCCGGCCGGGCAGCCGTGCAGCGGCATGCAGCCATTCTTGAGGCGGTGGAGCGCCCGGCAGGGGGCATGCGCGTGTGA
- a CDS encoding alkaline phosphatase family protein, with amino-acid sequence MSRRRLLLVALDAMEVAWLRRLIAEGRLPNLAAFCSGAHELPVRSDGDTLHGSIWPTFASAMGPGHHGRYWWLQWLPEEMRFVRSSHPAFDYQPFWQGLAEAGKRVAVVDVPYAPLARHPLVQQISGWGTHDEVAPESWPDDALPQLRRAWGAHPLSLDTVEPHSPRDLLRMAEKLSKGVAMRARLLEQLAGDRQCDLVVVLFGETHKAGHYLAEEREVVAGKTNLDLIAEVLQPLDEAWPRVLAAAGEGTTVALFALHGMQHQVDYSVLGRQVLAIALGRDLASALARPDLLRRVRDLVPDPVHRFVWERLPPGIRAARQGALDGRGAHPGADPVFPVSHDADFAARVSIAGREAAGVVNREDADAWLTRLEEAALPFRSPEGLPVFSGLLRIAERFPGPRADYLPDGLLVSNRELARVLEATDPAGRRIVNPMQERRNGIHTGRGFCFIRPAAGVPLQPAGEVDARDFAPTSYALLGLAPPGGFEGRAFAPVV; translated from the coding sequence GTGTCGAGGCGAAGGCTGCTGCTCGTCGCATTGGACGCGATGGAGGTCGCGTGGCTCAGGCGCCTCATCGCGGAGGGCCGCCTGCCGAACCTGGCGGCGTTTTGCTCGGGAGCCCACGAACTGCCGGTCCGCTCAGACGGAGACACTCTTCACGGCTCGATCTGGCCCACCTTTGCGTCGGCCATGGGGCCGGGGCACCACGGGCGGTACTGGTGGCTGCAGTGGCTGCCGGAGGAGATGCGATTCGTCCGGAGCTCCCATCCGGCGTTTGACTATCAGCCATTCTGGCAGGGACTGGCGGAGGCGGGGAAACGGGTCGCAGTGGTTGACGTCCCGTATGCGCCGCTGGCCCGGCACCCGCTTGTCCAGCAGATCTCCGGTTGGGGTACCCACGACGAGGTCGCCCCGGAGAGCTGGCCGGACGACGCGCTGCCGCAGCTCCGACGTGCCTGGGGCGCGCATCCTCTCTCCCTCGACACGGTGGAGCCGCACTCGCCGCGCGACCTGCTCAGGATGGCCGAGAAACTTTCGAAGGGTGTCGCGATGCGGGCCCGGCTGCTGGAGCAGCTGGCGGGGGATCGGCAGTGTGACCTGGTGGTGGTCCTGTTCGGCGAAACGCACAAAGCGGGGCACTACCTCGCGGAGGAACGGGAGGTCGTCGCGGGAAAAACCAACCTCGACCTCATCGCGGAGGTCTTGCAGCCGCTGGACGAAGCATGGCCGCGCGTGCTGGCCGCCGCGGGGGAGGGGACGACCGTGGCGCTTTTCGCGCTGCACGGCATGCAGCACCAGGTCGACTACAGCGTGCTGGGGCGACAGGTGCTGGCGATTGCGCTGGGGCGTGACCTGGCTTCGGCGTTGGCGAGGCCGGACCTGCTCCGGCGTGTGCGCGACCTGGTGCCCGACCCGGTCCACCGGTTCGTCTGGGAGCGGCTGCCGCCAGGCATACGGGCGGCACGGCAGGGCGCACTCGACGGCCGCGGCGCGCACCCGGGCGCCGACCCTGTCTTTCCGGTCAGCCACGACGCCGACTTCGCAGCCCGGGTCAGCATCGCCGGCCGCGAGGCGGCAGGGGTCGTGAACCGGGAGGACGCAGATGCATGGCTGACACGGCTGGAGGAGGCCGCGCTGCCGTTCCGGAGCCCGGAGGGCCTGCCGGTCTTCAGCGGGCTGCTGCGGATTGCCGAACGGTTCCCGGGACCGCGGGCGGATTACCTTCCCGACGGGCTGCTCGTCAGCAACCGGGAGCTTGCCCGTGTGCTGGAAGCAACAGACCCGGCAGGCCGACGCATCGTGAACCCGATGCAGGAGCGGCGGAACGGCATCCACACCGGGCGGGGGTTCTGCTTCATCCGCCCGGCGGCCGGGGTGCCGCTGCAGCCCGCGGGCGAGGTCGACGCCCGCGACTTCGCCCCGACGTCGTACGCACTGCTCGGGCTGGCGCCCCCGGGTGGGTTCGAAGGGCGGGCCTTCGCGCCGGTGGTTTGA